The following are from one region of the Stenotrophomonas lactitubi genome:
- a CDS encoding 2-hydroxyacid dehydrogenase has translation MADARPTVWVSQPLIDAAIAPLRDRVQLRTTDAVTAWSPQQIAAQLADVDGAVITLNERIGAAQVADAAQLQVIANVGVGYNNLDVDALSAAGILASNTPDVLTETTADLGFALLMATARRITESERWLREGQWGQWSFQTMLGADIHGSTLGILGMGRIGQGIARRGAHGFGMKVLYHNRSRLPADAEAALGATYVDLDTLLAQSDHLLTVLPYTAASHHIINATALAKMKPSATLVNIARGGIVDELALADALANGRLAAAGLDVYEGEPNVRPELLALRNIVLTPHIGSASLATRTAMVQMAVDNLLAGLGLDGSPARMPSAINADAALAARASMDEKSGKR, from the coding sequence ATGGCTGATGCGCGGCCGACGGTGTGGGTGAGCCAGCCGCTGATCGACGCGGCCATCGCGCCGCTGCGCGATCGCGTGCAGCTGCGCACCACCGATGCCGTCACCGCCTGGTCGCCGCAGCAGATCGCCGCGCAGCTGGCTGACGTTGACGGGGCGGTCATCACCCTCAACGAGCGCATCGGTGCGGCCCAGGTCGCCGATGCCGCGCAGCTGCAGGTGATCGCCAATGTCGGCGTGGGCTACAACAATCTGGACGTCGACGCGCTCAGCGCCGCCGGCATCCTCGCCAGCAACACCCCGGACGTCCTCACCGAGACCACCGCCGATCTCGGTTTCGCCCTGCTGATGGCCACCGCACGCCGGATCACCGAATCCGAGCGCTGGCTGCGCGAGGGGCAATGGGGGCAGTGGTCGTTCCAGACCATGCTCGGTGCCGACATCCATGGCAGCACGCTCGGCATCCTCGGCATGGGCCGCATCGGCCAGGGCATCGCCCGTCGCGGTGCGCACGGCTTCGGCATGAAGGTGCTGTACCACAACCGTTCGCGGCTGCCGGCCGACGCCGAAGCCGCGCTCGGCGCGACCTACGTGGATCTGGACACGCTGCTGGCGCAGTCCGACCATCTGCTGACCGTACTGCCGTACACCGCTGCTTCGCACCACATCATCAACGCCACCGCGCTGGCGAAGATGAAGCCGTCTGCCACGCTGGTGAACATCGCCCGCGGCGGCATCGTCGACGAACTTGCGCTGGCCGATGCACTGGCCAACGGTCGTCTGGCGGCCGCTGGCCTGGATGTCTACGAAGGCGAGCCGAACGTGCGGCCGGAACTGCTGGCGCTGCGCAACATCGTGCTGACCCCGCACATCGGCAGCGCCTCGCTGGCCACGCGCACGGCCATGGTGCAGATGGCCGTGGACAATCTGCTGGCCGGGCTTGGCCTGGACGGCAGTCCGGCGCGCATGCCGAGCGCGATCAACGCCGACGCGGCCCTTGCCGCGCGCGCCTCGATGGATGAAAAAAGCGGGAAACGATAG
- the aroC gene encoding chorismate synthase produces MSSNSFGKLFTVTTFGESHGPAIGCVIDGCPPGLALDAAEFSHDLQRRATGKSRHTSARREADEIEILSGVYEGLTTGTPIALLIRNTDQRSKDYSNIGQQFRPGHADYSYWHKYGIRDPRGGGRSSARETTMRVAAGVIAKKWLAERFGITVRGYLSQLGEITPAGFDWSVVEDNPFFWPHAAQVPELEAYMDALRKSGDSVGACVDVVADNVPPGWGEPIYGKLDGELAAALMSINAVKGVEIGDGFASAMQKGTEHRDLLTPQGFASNHAGGILGGISTGQPVVASMVLKPTSSLRLPGESLDTAGNVVEVVTTGRHDPCVGIRATPIAEAMMALVLMDQALRHRAQCGDVGTITPRIPGQLDG; encoded by the coding sequence GTGAGCTCCAATTCGTTCGGCAAGCTGTTCACCGTCACCACGTTCGGCGAATCGCACGGGCCGGCCATCGGCTGCGTGATCGATGGCTGCCCGCCGGGGCTGGCGCTGGACGCGGCCGAATTCAGCCACGACCTGCAGCGTCGCGCCACCGGCAAGAGCCGGCATACCTCGGCGCGGCGTGAGGCCGACGAAATCGAGATCCTGTCCGGGGTGTACGAGGGCCTGACCACCGGCACCCCGATCGCGCTGCTGATCCGCAACACCGACCAGCGCAGCAAGGACTACAGCAACATCGGCCAGCAGTTCCGTCCGGGGCATGCCGATTACAGCTACTGGCACAAGTACGGCATCCGCGACCCGCGTGGCGGCGGCCGTTCTTCGGCGCGCGAGACCACCATGCGCGTAGCCGCTGGCGTGATCGCCAAGAAATGGCTGGCCGAACGCTTCGGCATCACCGTGCGCGGCTACCTGTCGCAGCTGGGCGAGATCACCCCGGCCGGTTTCGACTGGTCGGTGGTCGAGGACAACCCGTTCTTCTGGCCGCACGCCGCACAGGTGCCCGAGCTGGAGGCGTACATGGATGCACTGCGCAAGTCCGGTGATTCGGTCGGTGCCTGCGTGGACGTGGTCGCCGACAATGTGCCGCCGGGCTGGGGCGAGCCGATCTACGGCAAGCTCGATGGGGAACTGGCTGCCGCACTGATGAGCATCAACGCGGTGAAGGGCGTGGAGATCGGCGACGGTTTCGCCAGCGCCATGCAGAAGGGCACCGAACACCGTGACCTGCTGACCCCGCAGGGTTTCGCCAGCAACCACGCCGGCGGCATTCTCGGTGGCATCTCCACCGGCCAGCCGGTGGTCGCCTCGATGGTGCTCAAGCCGACCTCCAGCCTGCGCCTGCCGGGTGAGTCGCTGGATACGGCCGGCAACGTGGTGGAGGTGGTCACCACCGGCCGCCATGATCCCTGCGTCGGCATCCGCGCCACCCCCATCGCTGAGGCGATGATGGCACTGGTGCTGATGGACCAGGCGCTGCGCCACCGCGCGCAGTGCGGTGACGTCGGCACCATCACCCCGCGCATTCCCGGCCAGCTTGATGGCTGA
- the prmB gene encoding 50S ribosomal protein L3 N(5)-glutamine methyltransferase, translated as MTAETAAELHTIIDLIRYGTSRFNAAGLTFGHSYDNALDEATQLVLHGLHLPHDLGPAYGQARLLREEKLAVLELFQRRIDERIPAAYLTGEAWFAGLSFKSDTRALVPRSPIAELIECGFEPWLAGRDVSRALDLCTGSGCIAIAMGHYYPNWEVDGVDLSDEALSLAEENKERLQAHNVTLLKSDLFNGLTGRHYDLIVTNPPYVTNDETDALPQEYSYEPDMGLRAGDDGLDLVLKILRDAPLHLSEDGLLICEVGESEQHLIKLLPEVDFAWVEFKVGQMGIFAVECRELIAHSARITELAAQRP; from the coding sequence ATGACCGCTGAAACGGCCGCCGAACTCCATACGATCATCGATCTGATCCGCTACGGCACCAGCCGTTTCAACGCTGCGGGCCTGACCTTCGGGCACAGCTACGACAATGCCCTGGACGAGGCCACCCAGCTGGTGCTGCACGGCCTGCACCTGCCGCACGACCTCGGCCCGGCCTACGGCCAGGCGCGCCTGCTGCGGGAAGAGAAGCTGGCGGTGCTGGAGCTGTTCCAGCGCCGCATCGACGAGCGCATCCCGGCCGCCTACCTGACCGGTGAAGCCTGGTTCGCCGGCCTCAGCTTCAAGAGCGACACGCGCGCCCTGGTGCCGCGCTCGCCGATCGCCGAACTGATCGAGTGCGGCTTCGAGCCGTGGCTGGCCGGCCGCGACGTCAGCCGCGCGCTGGACCTGTGCACCGGTTCGGGCTGCATCGCCATCGCCATGGGCCACTACTACCCGAACTGGGAAGTGGACGGCGTGGACCTCAGCGATGAGGCGCTGTCGCTGGCCGAAGAAAACAAGGAACGCCTGCAGGCGCACAACGTGACCCTGCTGAAGTCGGACCTGTTCAACGGCCTGACCGGCCGCCACTACGACCTGATCGTCACCAACCCGCCGTACGTCACCAACGACGAGACCGATGCCCTGCCGCAGGAATACTCCTACGAGCCGGACATGGGCCTGCGTGCCGGCGACGATGGCCTGGACCTGGTGCTGAAGATCCTGCGCGACGCGCCGCTGCACCTGAGCGAGGACGGCCTGCTGATCTGTGAAGTGGGCGAATCCGAACAGCACCTGATCAAGCTGCTGCCGGAGGTCGATTTCGCCTGGGTCGAGTTCAAGGTCGGCCAGATGGGCATCTTCGCGGTCGAGTGCCGCGAGCTGATCGCCCACAGCGCACGCATCACCGAACTGGCGGCACAGCGCCCGTGA
- a CDS encoding SCO family protein gives MFNRNAGIILLIALAAGLGLLAAQQVFAPKPPAGQPATEAITLYPQPRALPDYNLAQSDGTRLIPGELKGHWTLVFLGFTFCPDVCPTTLAELAGAQNQWEALPDSLRPRVLFVSVDPERDTATRLGEYAHGFHKDTLAATADIPSLERFATSLGFVFQKVPGKHFDENPEDYTLEHSASLAVLDPQGRLAGLVRPPFNAPAIARDLQKLTEKSAP, from the coding sequence ATGTTCAATCGCAACGCCGGCATCATCCTGCTGATCGCTCTGGCGGCGGGCCTTGGCCTGCTCGCCGCCCAGCAGGTGTTCGCGCCGAAGCCGCCGGCCGGGCAGCCGGCCACCGAAGCGATCACCCTGTACCCGCAGCCGCGCGCCCTGCCCGACTACAACCTGGCCCAGTCCGACGGCACGCGCCTGATTCCCGGCGAGCTGAAGGGCCACTGGACCCTGGTGTTCCTCGGCTTCACCTTCTGCCCGGACGTGTGCCCGACCACCCTGGCCGAGCTGGCCGGTGCGCAGAACCAGTGGGAAGCCCTGCCCGACAGCCTGCGCCCGCGCGTGCTGTTCGTCTCGGTCGACCCGGAGCGCGACACCGCCACGCGCCTGGGCGAGTACGCCCATGGCTTCCACAAGGACACCCTGGCGGCGACCGCTGACATCCCCTCGCTGGAGCGCTTTGCCACCTCGCTGGGCTTCGTGTTCCAGAAGGTGCCGGGCAAGCACTTCGACGAGAATCCCGAGGATTACACCCTCGAGCACTCCGCCAGCCTGGCCGTGCTCGACCCGCAGGGCCGGCTTGCCGGCCTGGTGCGGCCCCCGTTCAACGCGCCGGCGATCGCCCGCGACCTGCAGAAGCTGACCGAGAAATCCGCCCCATGA
- the asd gene encoding archaetidylserine decarboxylase (Phosphatidylserine decarboxylase is synthesized as a single chain precursor. Generation of the pyruvoyl active site from a Ser is coupled to cleavage of a Gly-Ser bond between the larger (beta) and smaller (alpha chains). It is an integral membrane protein.) produces MSLTTALTYVLPHRLLSSMARSLAYSDNPRVSRWLIDTVTRKFNVNLDEAANPDPRSYPTFNQFFTRALKPGARVADADPRSLVMPADGRISQLGKIDAGRIFQAKGQSFTAAELLGSAEDAKPFNDGLYATVYLSPRDYHRVHMPWTGTLRETVHVPGRLFSVGPAAVNNVPGLFARNERLVCHFDTSFGPMVSVMVGALLVSGVETVWSGEEIPHYGDRITRKDYRGRGITLQRFEEMARFNYGSTVIVLLPPGVAEFAPHLDAEHPVQLGQALAKLR; encoded by the coding sequence ATGAGTCTGACCACCGCCCTGACGTACGTCCTGCCCCACCGCCTGCTGTCCTCGATGGCGCGTTCGCTGGCGTACTCGGACAACCCGCGCGTATCGCGCTGGCTGATCGACACGGTCACCCGCAAGTTCAACGTCAACCTGGATGAAGCGGCCAACCCTGACCCGCGCAGCTACCCGACCTTCAACCAGTTCTTCACCCGCGCGCTGAAACCCGGCGCGCGCGTGGCCGATGCGGATCCGCGCAGCCTGGTGATGCCGGCCGATGGCCGCATCAGCCAGCTCGGAAAGATCGACGCCGGCCGCATCTTCCAGGCCAAGGGCCAGTCCTTCACCGCCGCCGAGCTGCTGGGCAGCGCCGAGGATGCCAAGCCGTTCAACGATGGGCTGTATGCCACGGTGTACCTGTCGCCGCGCGACTACCACCGCGTGCACATGCCGTGGACCGGCACCCTGCGCGAAACCGTGCATGTGCCCGGCCGCCTGTTCAGCGTTGGCCCGGCCGCGGTGAACAACGTGCCCGGCCTGTTCGCACGCAACGAACGCCTGGTCTGCCACTTCGACACCAGTTTCGGCCCGATGGTCAGCGTGATGGTCGGCGCGCTGCTGGTATCGGGCGTGGAAACGGTGTGGAGCGGCGAAGAAATTCCGCATTACGGCGACCGCATCACCCGCAAGGACTATCGTGGCCGCGGCATCACGCTGCAGCGCTTCGAAGAGATGGCGCGCTTCAATTACGGCTCGACCGTGATCGTGCTGCTGCCGCCGGGCGTGGCCGAATTCGCCCCGCATCTGGATGCAGAGCATCCGGTGCAGCTGGGCCAGGCACTGGCGAAGCTGCGCTGA
- a CDS encoding ribonuclease E inhibitor RraB, whose product MDIEDTRNLFTNLRENTDWDLDAPLLWGYFFVHSTAEPLQALGTHLQAQGYVLVELFEQEPEDGDAAFHVLHVERVEVHDETSLDKRNQELSALATQMGVEDYDGMDVGPAPTLQ is encoded by the coding sequence ATGGACATCGAAGACACCCGCAACCTGTTCACCAACCTCCGCGAGAACACCGACTGGGACCTGGACGCTCCGCTGCTGTGGGGGTACTTCTTCGTGCACTCCACCGCCGAGCCGCTGCAGGCACTGGGCACCCACCTGCAGGCGCAGGGCTATGTGCTGGTGGAACTGTTCGAGCAGGAGCCGGAGGACGGTGACGCTGCATTCCACGTGCTGCACGTGGAGCGCGTGGAAGTCCACGACGAAACCTCGCTGGACAAGCGCAACCAGGAACTGAGCGCGCTGGCCACGCAGATGGGCGTGGAAGACTACGACGGCATGGACGTCGGCCCGGCGCCGACCCTGCAGTAA
- a CDS encoding transglycosylase SLT domain-containing protein, whose product MPVPVLISRTWPLLALAGLVSLAPEAHAQRVSARDKVKVDTLQQRMTAAEKRYSDAVLLVANADPKGRNEADAALEDMEDVISECVKQKGCQMSNMLATYKRLLKHDADAAADDDVADEAGDRLEADPDHVGPLAADVPEAARAAALLNDKRHAFDNMVEYNPAVQAGIRRWLTDMRPALMTTYENYQNLRAVMWPEWEKRGLPEALLFGIMAKESNGRVHASSRAGAAGLMQFMPATGRRFGLGPDGTGFDTRFDARSAAEASATYLNERMRELNNNVELSLAGYNGGEGRAARVYKQYPGQSFWVDSVYNQFPGETKDYVPMVIAASWIFLHPQQYGVEFPKINAQPATIRLARSTTIYELTICLGSHGTRDGYMRALRNLNPRYEADGWIPAGTLINATNRIAGLYARNCVSGPRADLARTLITADLNAAIVRPSAASYTGSVAVGGVVPVVDPNAASSVPTTPAAPVAAPRPAPAPRAKPARSYKVGKGETLGRIAAKFQCDVPVLARANGLKAPGYSLRHGQVLKLQGCDK is encoded by the coding sequence ATGCCCGTTCCTGTCCTGATTTCCCGTACCTGGCCGCTGCTGGCCCTGGCTGGCCTGGTTTCCCTGGCGCCGGAGGCCCACGCACAGCGGGTTTCGGCCCGGGACAAGGTGAAGGTGGATACACTGCAGCAGCGCATGACGGCTGCCGAGAAGCGCTACAGCGATGCCGTGCTGCTGGTGGCCAACGCCGATCCGAAGGGGCGCAACGAGGCTGATGCCGCGCTGGAGGACATGGAAGATGTCATCAGCGAGTGCGTGAAGCAGAAGGGGTGCCAGATGAGCAACATGCTGGCGACCTACAAGCGGCTGCTCAAGCATGACGCCGATGCCGCCGCCGATGATGACGTGGCCGATGAAGCCGGCGACCGCCTGGAAGCCGACCCGGACCATGTCGGCCCGCTGGCTGCCGACGTGCCCGAGGCCGCCCGCGCAGCGGCGCTGCTCAACGACAAGCGCCATGCCTTCGACAACATGGTCGAATACAACCCGGCCGTGCAGGCCGGCATCCGCCGCTGGCTGACCGACATGCGCCCGGCGCTGATGACCACCTACGAGAACTACCAGAACCTGCGCGCGGTGATGTGGCCGGAATGGGAGAAGCGCGGCCTGCCCGAGGCGCTGCTGTTCGGCATCATGGCCAAGGAGTCCAATGGCCGCGTGCATGCGTCCTCACGTGCCGGCGCCGCAGGCCTGATGCAGTTCATGCCGGCCACCGGCCGCCGCTTCGGCCTGGGCCCGGACGGTACCGGTTTCGATACCCGCTTCGATGCGCGCAGCGCCGCCGAAGCCAGCGCGACGTACCTCAACGAGCGCATGCGTGAGCTCAACAACAACGTCGAACTGTCGTTGGCCGGTTACAACGGCGGTGAGGGCCGCGCGGCGCGCGTCTACAAGCAGTACCCGGGCCAGAGCTTCTGGGTGGACAGCGTCTACAACCAGTTCCCCGGCGAGACCAAGGACTACGTGCCGATGGTGATCGCCGCGTCCTGGATCTTCCTGCACCCGCAGCAGTACGGCGTGGAGTTCCCGAAGATCAATGCACAGCCGGCCACCATCCGCCTGGCCCGCTCGACCACGATCTACGAGCTGACCATCTGCCTGGGCAGCCATGGCACCCGCGATGGCTACATGCGCGCATTGCGCAACCTCAACCCGCGCTATGAGGCCGACGGCTGGATTCCGGCCGGCACCCTCATCAACGCCACCAACCGCATTGCCGGCCTGTACGCGCGCAACTGCGTCAGCGGCCCGCGTGCGGATCTGGCACGCACCCTGATCACCGCCGACCTCAATGCCGCGATCGTGCGCCCCAGCGCCGCCAGCTACACCGGTAGCGTGGCCGTGGGCGGAGTGGTGCCGGTGGTCGATCCCAATGCCGCCAGCAGCGTGCCGACCACGCCCGCAGCGCCCGTGGCTGCGCCGCGCCCGGCGCCGGCCCCGCGTGCCAAGCCGGCCCGCAGCTACAAGGTCGGCAAGGGTGAGACCCTGGGCCGGATCGCCGCGAAGTTCCAGTGCGATGTGCCGGTGCTGGCCCGCGCCAATGGCCTCAAGGCCCCCGGCTACAGCCTGCGCCACGGCCAGGTGCTGAAGCTGCAGGGCTGCGACAAATAA
- a CDS encoding helicase HerA-like domain-containing protein, with amino-acid sequence MDPILLGKGITDDVAVTLLPKLGNRHGLVAGATGTGKTVTLMTLAEGFSRIGVPVFLADVKGDVSGLAVPGTGAENLLKRAAEIGVGDYAPAASPTVFWDLYGKLGHPVRTTVSEMGPTLLARILELNDTQAGVLDIVFKLADDRGLLLLDMDDLRALLGLVAEERKDISTEYGLVSAQSVAAIQRALLRLAQDGGEHFFGEPALELADIMRVNHDGRGVIGILAADQLVLKPKLYSTFLLWLLSELFEQLPEVGDLDKPKLVFIFDEAHLLFDDAPPALVQRIEQVVRLIRSKGVGVYFCSQFPDDVPANILGQLGNRVQHALRAFTPRDQKAVKTAAETFVPNPKLDVVKVLSQLGTGEALVSTLQDKGVPMPVQQTMIAPPRCRMGPVTEAERTQVRAGSPVGTRYDTAINRESAAELLAQRAQKAVEKTDAPAARSREQDEAQEGGFGQSIKDAIFGTKRRQGMIETMAKQTTRTVGTKLGNQIVRGILGGIFGGKR; translated from the coding sequence ATGGATCCGATTCTGCTCGGCAAAGGCATCACCGACGATGTGGCTGTCACCCTGCTGCCGAAACTCGGCAACCGCCATGGGCTGGTGGCCGGCGCCACCGGCACCGGCAAGACCGTGACCCTGATGACCCTGGCCGAGGGTTTCTCGCGGATTGGGGTACCGGTGTTCCTGGCCGATGTGAAGGGCGATGTGTCGGGGCTGGCGGTGCCGGGTACCGGCGCCGAGAACCTGCTCAAGCGCGCGGCCGAGATCGGTGTGGGCGACTACGCCCCGGCGGCCAGCCCCACCGTGTTCTGGGATCTGTACGGCAAGCTCGGCCACCCGGTGCGCACCACCGTGAGCGAGATGGGCCCGACCCTGCTGGCACGCATCCTGGAATTGAACGACACCCAGGCCGGCGTGCTCGACATCGTGTTCAAGCTGGCCGATGACCGCGGCCTGCTGCTGCTGGATATGGACGACCTGCGCGCCCTGCTCGGCCTGGTGGCCGAGGAGCGCAAGGACATCTCCACCGAGTACGGCCTGGTCAGCGCGCAGTCGGTGGCCGCCATCCAGCGCGCCCTGCTGCGCCTGGCGCAGGACGGCGGCGAGCACTTCTTCGGCGAACCGGCGCTGGAACTGGCCGACATCATGCGGGTCAACCATGATGGCCGCGGTGTCATCGGCATCCTTGCCGCCGACCAGCTGGTGCTCAAGCCCAAGCTGTACTCCACCTTCCTGCTGTGGCTGCTGTCGGAGCTGTTCGAGCAGCTGCCCGAAGTCGGCGACCTCGACAAGCCGAAGCTGGTCTTCATTTTCGACGAAGCGCATCTGCTGTTCGACGATGCACCGCCTGCACTGGTACAGCGCATCGAACAAGTGGTGCGGCTGATCCGTTCCAAGGGCGTGGGCGTGTACTTCTGCTCGCAGTTCCCGGACGACGTACCGGCCAACATCCTCGGCCAGCTCGGCAACCGCGTGCAGCACGCGTTGCGCGCATTCACGCCGCGCGACCAGAAGGCGGTGAAGACCGCCGCCGAGACCTTCGTGCCGAATCCCAAGCTGGATGTGGTGAAGGTGCTCAGCCAGCTCGGTACCGGCGAGGCGCTGGTGTCCACGCTGCAGGACAAGGGCGTGCCGATGCCGGTGCAGCAGACGATGATCGCCCCGCCGCGCTGCCGCATGGGACCGGTCACCGAGGCCGAACGTACGCAGGTGCGGGCCGGCAGCCCGGTCGGCACCCGCTACGACACCGCCATCAACCGCGAATCAGCCGCCGAACTGCTGGCCCAGCGCGCGCAGAAGGCGGTTGAGAAAACCGATGCGCCGGCCGCACGCAGCCGTGAGCAGGACGAGGCGCAGGAAGGCGGCTTCGGACAATCGATCAAGGACGCGATCTTTGGCACCAAGCGCCGCCAGGGCATGATCGAGACGATGGCCAAGCAGACCACGCGTACGGTCGGTACCAAGCTGGGCAACCAGATCGTGCGCGGCATCCTCGGTGGCATCTTCGGCGGCAAGCGCTGA
- the greB gene encoding transcription elongation factor GreB, whose protein sequence is MSRWRPPAEKSTALITAAGHARLKAELDELWRVRRPEVVKALAAAAAEGDRSENAEYTYRKKQLGEIDRRVRYLTKRLESLRVVDTTPTDPQAVFFGAWVELENVDSGQTSRYRIVGPDETDAGLGWISIDSPLARALLKKRLDDEFSVELPSGHHTFAVIDVEYETAAKG, encoded by the coding sequence ATGTCGCGTTGGCGTCCCCCCGCAGAAAAGAGCACCGCGCTGATCACCGCAGCCGGCCATGCACGCTTGAAAGCCGAGCTGGATGAGCTGTGGCGGGTACGTCGACCCGAGGTGGTCAAGGCGCTGGCTGCGGCCGCAGCCGAAGGTGATCGCTCGGAGAATGCCGAATACACCTACCGCAAGAAGCAGCTGGGCGAGATCGATCGTCGCGTGCGCTACCTGACCAAGCGCCTGGAATCGCTGCGCGTGGTCGACACCACGCCGACCGATCCGCAAGCGGTGTTCTTCGGTGCCTGGGTGGAGCTGGAGAACGTGGACAGCGGGCAGACCAGCCGCTACCGCATCGTCGGGCCGGATGAGACCGATGCAGGACTGGGCTGGATCAGCATCGATTCGCCGTTGGCGCGGGCCTTGTTGAAGAAGCGCCTGGATGATGAGTTTTCGGTGGAACTGCCCAGTGGTCATCACACCTTTGCGGTGATCGATGTCGAGTACGAGACTGCGGCCAAGGGCTGA
- a CDS encoding DUF3025 domain-containing protein, which produces MAPLRAAVDRSAFDHPVFAGIAEFVDLLTTADWPRVSDLDARLALPGKRIVEQDAALLADGLHYETRIAEGRIATRADNWHDLFNALAWARYLPIKRALNAQQCRHIERMAAGQRNRAQAALTQFDETGVVVHVRDRASLAAWDAHDWRALFEPSHWQSGRIAIAAVFGHALMEQALLPGRLLVGKCIVLQGDDDAGCIDVVAQAIDEGRVLLDPLELRPLPLAGIPGWHADQAPAFYANDDYFRPLREGRRYPPPLPLQ; this is translated from the coding sequence GTGGCACCGCTGCGCGCGGCGGTGGATCGGTCTGCGTTCGATCATCCGGTGTTTGCCGGTATCGCCGAATTCGTTGATCTGCTGACCACAGCGGACTGGCCGCGCGTGTCCGACCTGGACGCGCGCCTGGCGCTGCCGGGCAAGCGCATTGTTGAACAGGATGCGGCGCTGCTGGCCGATGGCCTGCACTATGAAACGCGCATCGCCGAAGGGCGCATCGCCACCCGTGCCGACAACTGGCACGACCTGTTCAATGCCCTGGCCTGGGCACGCTACCTGCCGATCAAGCGCGCACTCAACGCGCAGCAATGCCGGCACATCGAGCGCATGGCCGCCGGACAGCGCAACCGCGCGCAGGCTGCGCTGACCCAGTTCGATGAAACCGGCGTGGTGGTGCATGTGCGCGACCGGGCATCACTGGCAGCCTGGGATGCTCACGATTGGCGCGCGTTGTTCGAACCGAGCCATTGGCAGTCAGGGCGGATCGCCATTGCCGCTGTATTTGGTCATGCCTTGATGGAACAGGCGCTGCTGCCGGGCCGGCTGCTGGTGGGTAAATGCATCGTGCTGCAGGGCGATGACGATGCCGGCTGCATCGATGTGGTCGCGCAGGCCATCGACGAGGGCAGAGTGCTGCTCGACCCTCTGGAGCTGCGCCCGCTGCCATTGGCAGGCATTCCGGGCTGGCACGCCGATCAGGCACCAGCCTTCTACGCGAACGACGATTATTTCCGCCCACTGCGCGAAGGGCGTCGTTATCCGCCGCCGCTGCCGCTCCAGTAG